The Apium graveolens cultivar Ventura chromosome 11, ASM990537v1, whole genome shotgun sequence genome has a window encoding:
- the LOC141695800 gene encoding uncharacterized protein LOC141695800, with protein sequence MGTFIEWPKDLIAVGNNSLNQVFSAPKRANKGLAKKIRKSCNLIDEEVVEPELVVDMGRNYPSPLNHLWTWVKGSLSNGRTIFFQLGKEAFGMTKKEIMFLSDIHAVCSGGEMAGSVICLYIHFLNDYVKKNKMSSMISFVHPSTIGATGCGNATQRSHALAAHFKGASKGEYFPMPYNDMNHWTLTVVNPDAEIVYYIDPLKRRIANGEWVDIIDNAIKLYTEDLNKVVKKKLLWESMEGVPVQTGNKDCGLFVIRYMKEIIHDKELDFVT encoded by the exons ATGGGAACTTTTATTGAATGGCCAAAAGACCTTATAGCTGTGGGAAACAATAGCCTTAACCAGGTTTTTTCTGCTCCAAAG AGAGCCAACAAAGGTCTTGCCAAGAAAATAAGGAAGTCATGCAATTTAATTGATGAAGAAGTTGTTGAACCAGAGCTTGTTGTGGACATGGGTAGAAATTATCCATCTCCATTGAATCACTTGTGGACATGGGTAAAAGGTTCGTTGAGTAATGGTCGGACTATTTTTTTTCAGTTGGGCAAAGAAGCATTtggcatgacaaaaaaggagaTCATGTTCTTATCAGACATACATGCAGTCTGCTCTGGAGGTGAAATGGCAGGGTCTGTTATCTGCCTTTACATTCA CTTTTTAAATGACTATGTGAAAAAGAATAAGATGTCGAGCATGATAAGCTTCGTTCATCCGAGTACAATTGGTGCCACTGGATGCGGTAATGCAACGCAGAGGTCGCATGCACTGGCTGCACATTTCAAGGGTGCGAGCAAAGGGGAATACTTTCCCATGCCTTACAATGATAT GAACCACTGGACGTTGACCGTGGTAAATCCGGATGCAGAGATAGTCTACTACATTGACCCTCTTAAACGTCGAATTGCAAATGGTGAATGGGTTGATATTATCGACAA TGCCATTAAGTTGTACACGGAGGATCTGAATAAGGTTGTCAAGAAGAAATTATTATGGGAGAGCATGGAG GGAGTTCCAGTACAGACCGGGAACAAGGACTGTGGGCTGTTTGTTATTCGATACATGAAAGAAATTATTCATGATAAGGAGCTTGACTTTGTTACTTAG